A single region of the Halopiger xanaduensis SH-6 genome encodes:
- a CDS encoding DUF7344 domain-containing protein, with the protein MAGRNAGDDGDVPIDRGFDALSDPYRRALCRYVLRTDADIVAFEELVDYLADEATAAIGTEGEEEDCSRQTLETDLHHRHLPALAEAGVVEYDRHSGAVYLDRAATAALLERVQATVANLQDAPIERERDDR; encoded by the coding sequence ATGGCCGGGAGGAACGCGGGGGACGACGGAGACGTACCGATCGATAGGGGATTCGACGCGCTGAGCGATCCGTACCGACGGGCGCTCTGTCGGTACGTGCTACGGACGGACGCGGACATCGTCGCGTTCGAGGAACTGGTCGACTATCTCGCCGACGAAGCGACGGCTGCGATCGGAACCGAGGGGGAGGAGGAGGACTGCAGCAGACAAACCCTCGAGACGGACCTTCACCACCGTCACCTTCCCGCGCTCGCCGAGGCCGGGGTAGTCGAGTACGACCGCCACAGCGGGGCCGTCTACCTCGATCGCGCTGCGACCGCGGCGCTGCTCGAGCGCGTTCAGGCGACTGTCGCGAATCTGCAGGACGCGCCGATCGAGCGAGAGCGGGACGACCGATAG
- a CDS encoding helix-turn-helix domain-containing protein produces the protein MIFATLLVDYPILRGTLSHAPDAIVTWEQSDLTGDGAHRMLVWVDGDDDAIAAFDDALEADPTVAEPLRVVDFDERRLYHLELTCEGHRESVYPIVVEGGGVLQDVTATAEGWFFRVAFPSAETFGRFHEFFVERDLDVEVRQLYDVSDRAEDSNASPNTNPPSQFGLTASQRETLVAAVDAGYLDIPRACSLAELADRFDISSNAASERFRRGVRTLIENSIYPEDRSP, from the coding sequence ATGATCTTTGCGACGCTTCTGGTCGACTATCCCATTCTACGCGGGACGCTCTCGCACGCGCCCGACGCGATCGTAACCTGGGAACAATCGGATCTCACCGGCGACGGCGCCCACCGGATGCTCGTCTGGGTCGACGGCGACGACGACGCGATCGCGGCGTTCGACGACGCGCTCGAGGCCGATCCGACCGTGGCCGAACCCCTGCGCGTCGTCGACTTCGACGAGCGACGGCTCTACCACCTCGAACTCACGTGCGAAGGGCACCGGGAGAGCGTCTATCCGATCGTCGTCGAGGGTGGCGGCGTCTTACAGGACGTCACCGCGACGGCCGAGGGGTGGTTCTTTCGCGTCGCGTTTCCGAGCGCCGAGACGTTCGGCCGATTCCACGAGTTCTTCGTCGAGCGGGATCTCGACGTCGAGGTTCGACAACTGTACGACGTGTCCGACCGGGCCGAGGACTCGAACGCCAGCCCGAACACGAATCCGCCGTCGCAGTTCGGCCTGACCGCCAGCCAGCGCGAAACGCTCGTCGCCGCCGTCGACGCCGGCTACCTCGACATCCCTCGCGCCTGTTCGCTGGCCGAACTCGCGGACCGGTTCGACATTTCCTCGAACGCGGCCTCGGAGCGGTTCCGCCGCGGCGTCCGGACCCTCATCGAGAACTCGATCTACCCGGAAGACCGCTCGCCGTGA
- a CDS encoding DUF7095 family protein, with translation MTGFDRSDAVDRLEELVDTVENERMPVPVREVWAFGDVALGLDPVERLDVYLTKDILMRDDSAGGTSDGSDETDPETRFRESHGIEGVGKSVRADWAAEHPEYLRANAAGHAAPEKCLAAHLIGDEEENQPIHLEVCNSPFEDNVTQRLRGAKLRDDYTQLLDPRGVCLWADGVRSDEAFRKLRESELALPTLSSALEMLGMEADEASAAAEELHAWREDQEGVTVRGDVV, from the coding sequence ATGACTGGCTTTGACCGCAGCGACGCGGTCGATCGACTCGAGGAACTCGTCGACACCGTCGAGAACGAGCGGATGCCCGTGCCGGTGCGGGAGGTCTGGGCGTTCGGCGACGTCGCGCTCGGGCTCGACCCCGTCGAGCGGCTCGACGTCTACCTGACGAAGGACATCCTGATGCGCGACGACAGCGCAGGTGGGACATCCGACGGCTCCGACGAGACTGACCCCGAAACGCGGTTCCGCGAGTCCCACGGCATCGAGGGCGTCGGCAAGTCCGTCCGAGCCGACTGGGCCGCCGAGCACCCCGAGTACCTCCGGGCCAACGCCGCCGGCCACGCCGCGCCCGAGAAGTGTCTCGCCGCCCACCTGATCGGGGACGAGGAAGAAAACCAGCCGATCCACCTCGAGGTCTGTAACTCGCCGTTCGAAGACAACGTCACCCAGCGGCTGCGCGGCGCGAAGTTGCGCGACGACTACACGCAACTGCTCGATCCCCGCGGCGTCTGCCTGTGGGCCGACGGCGTGCGCAGCGACGAGGCGTTCCGCAAGCTCCGCGAGAGCGAACTCGCCCTCCCGACGCTCTCTTCCGCCCTCGAGATGCTCGGGATGGAGGCCGACGAAGCGTCGGCGGCGGCCGAAGAACTCCACGCCTGGCGCGAGGATCAGGAGGGCGTCACGGTTCGGGGCGACGTCGTCTGA